DNA from Polaribacter sp. NJDZ03:
GGAGTCTCAATTTATTTACAATCATTTTTTTGACTAAAAAATAGAAATTTAATCACTTTGTTTATGTACTACTTTCGATTTTTTAGAAGAATTATCTTTAAAAAAGTAACGTATAATTATAAAGTAAGATTATTTGAACTCTTTTTATTCTTTCTTTTTTTAGTAAAAATAGATAAAACAGTAACAAATTAAAAACAGAATAGTCTTTTACGTAGTCATAGCGTAGTAATAAAACTATTAAGTACGTGTAATACTCAAATCTAAAATAAAAACCATGAAATTTAAATCAATTATTTTCTTTTTAAGCCTACTATTTTTCAACAATAATACCAAAGCACAAGCAACTATTCAGCTAAGTTCTAGTTTTAACAAAATTATAGTGAGTCCTCACATAGAAGCTGTTTTTATAAAAGGAACTAACCCAGGTATTGTAATAGAAGATATTAGTGTTCCTTTAGAAAAATTTAAATACGAAATAGAAAAAGGAACATTACAAGTCTATTTAGAAGGTGCTAAAACCTATACAAAAAATAAAAAAATAGTAACTAAAAATTACCAAAAGAAGGTTCCATTATATAATAATAGGGTAGTTAAAGTACTTATCACTTATGCAGATGTATCCTTGTTTTCTATAAGAGGAGAAGAAAAAATTACATTTCAAACCCCTTTAACTCAAAAAGAATGTACATTAAGGTTATATGGAAAATCTGAAGTTACCATTCCTACAATTAAAGTTGATAAATTAAATATCTCTATTTATGGGGATAGTTTTTTAAAGATGAATAAAGGACATGTAACAAAGCAAAAAATTACGGCCTACGGAGCAAGTAAAATAATGGCAACAAGTGTTATTGCAAAAGAAACTAAAATTACAGCCTATGGAAATGGCGTTTTTCAATTAAATACATCAGAACGAATTAAGGTAAATTCTTATGGAGAAGCAACTATTTTGTATAAGGGAAATGCACAACTTAAAAAAGGAATTGTTATTGGCGAATCTACCATTAGAAAATTAATTTAGACTTAGGGCGTTTCCAAAGGTCGGGCTTTCCGCTATATCTTTTTACAGAAAAAGTAAAAAGGATGCCGCTTTAATCCCTAACGCAAAACAGCTTTTAGATTTTTCTAAAAGCTGTTTTTTTATTTAAATGGTTTTGTTTTTATTTTAAAAATAAAAGAAATTATTCAAAGTATTTACACTGAACGGATAGATACAAATTATTTAAAATTTTAATAAATTGCTTTTATATAGCGAAGCTTAAACAAGTAATTTAAGTACTTTTGCAGTGTATAAATTTAATACACTCTATGCTTAAAAAGCACGTAAAACAGCTCTCGTTTAGTTTAATATTATTAAGCCATTTAGGTTTTTTAGCTGCTATTTTATATGAAAAACAGCAAAACATTTATGTTTCCATATTTGTTGTATTGGTAATTATATTACTTCTAATCAGATATAAAAAAACTTCATTAAAAGCCAAAAATCATGATTTAGAACATGTATTAACTGTTGCATTTGTTTTTTTTGGAGCCATTATTACCTACGTTTTAAGTGTTTCATTTAAATTAAGTAGTGTTTTAGCAGCAAGTTTAGTCGGTTTGGTTTTTAGTTTTGTTCCTACATTTTTTACAAAAAATAACTTTATTAAAGGAATGCCTACCGCAGTTTATTGTGGTGCTTTTGTTGGTATGACAAATGTTAATATTGCTCCAGATTATATATTTATAGCACTAGCAAGTGTTATAACAGGTTTTCTGTTAGTAGGTACAAAAGATGCTTTTCATGGTTTTGGAGGTAAATTAGGAACCTTAGCCTTTGGAGGTGTTACCCTTGCTTTTTTTATCACTTTTATAATTTCTAGATGGCTTTAGATAACTTTATATTATTAATTGTAGGAGGTCTATCTTCTATAATTACATTTCTTTTGCAAATAAAATACAAACAAGGACCTGTTAGGTCTTCTGCTTTGGTTGGTGTTTTAGTAGGTGTATTTGTTTTAGTATTTCCTAATTTATTATCAACTTACTTAACAGAAAATTTGCCACTAGTTTGTTTTGGAGCTTCTTTTATAGGTATGGTATCTT
Protein-coding regions in this window:
- a CDS encoding DUF2807 domain-containing protein encodes the protein MKFKSIIFFLSLLFFNNNTKAQATIQLSSSFNKIIVSPHIEAVFIKGTNPGIVIEDISVPLEKFKYEIEKGTLQVYLEGAKTYTKNKKIVTKNYQKKVPLYNNRVVKVLITYADVSLFSIRGEEKITFQTPLTQKECTLRLYGKSEVTIPTIKVDKLNISIYGDSFLKMNKGHVTKQKITAYGASKIMATSVIAKETKITAYGNGVFQLNTSERIKVNSYGEATILYKGNAQLKKGIVIGESTIRKLI